The following DNA comes from Trueperaceae bacterium.
TGGCTGAACGCCCGTGAGCGCCCGCGTGCCGGCGGCTACCTGAGGGCCACCGGCAGCAGCTCCGTCGGGAAGTTCTGGTACGCCACGAGGCGCGTGAAGCGCTCGATGGCGTGGGTGCCCACGGAGGTGCTGCGCCCGTCGGAGGTGGCGGGGTAGGGGCCGCCGTGCACCATGGCGGGGCCGACCTCGACGCCGG
Coding sequences within:
- a CDS encoding aldehyde dehydrogenase (NADP(+)), producing the protein GVEVGPAMVHGGPYPATSDGRSTSVGTHAIERFTRLVAYQNFPTELLPVALR